The genomic DNA CGCCGCGTCCTCACCGTGGAGCCGTACCGCTGGACCGCGCCCGACGACACCGACGAGCGGGTGGGCCGGATGATCGAGGCGATCTGCACGCACCGGCTCGACTGCGTCACGTTCACCAGCGCCCCGTCGGTGCACGCGTTGCTCGCGGCGGCCGACGACCGCGGTCGCACGTACGAGCTGCTCGACGCCCTGCAGGGCCCGGTGGTGGCCGCCGCGGTCGGGCCCGTGACGGCGGCGCCGCTCGAAGAGCTCGGCATCGAGCCGATCCAGCCCGAACGGTTCCGGATGGGCGCGCTCATCCGCCTCGTGTGCGAACACCTGGAGCAGAGCCGGGTGATGCGGCTGGACACCCGGCACGGCCGGCTCGAACTCCGCGGCGGCGTCGTCGAGGTCGACGGCCGACGGGTCGCCCTCGCGCCCGCCGGGCTCGGCATCCTGCGCTCGCTCGTCGCGGCGGGCGGCTCGGTGGTGCCGCGCGAACGCCTGGCGACCGCGCTGCCCGGATCCACCGACCCGCACGCGCTGGAGATGGCGATGAGCCGGCTGCGGCAGTCGCTCGGCGCCCCCGGCGTGATCGCCACCGTGGTCAAACGCGGGTACCGGGTCGACGTCTGAGCATCCGCTCACCGTGCCGCGACAGCCAGGTGAGCTTCCCGAGACCCAGGGTTTACCACCGACACGACGCGAAGAAACACGGCCTGCATAACGTCGGTCGTACCGACCCCGACCGATTCGACCGGAGGCATCGTGACCGACACCGCTCCCCCGAACCTCGCACCCGAGTCCTCGTCCATCGCCGTCGCCCCCGCCCTCACCACCCGGCCCGGACGCTGGATCGACGGCTGGGACGCCGAGAACCACGCGCAGTGGCAGCTCCAGGGCCGGGCGATCGCCCGCCGCAACCTGCGCTGGTCGATCTTCGCCGAGTTCCTCGGGTTCGTCGTGTGGCAGCTCTGGAGCATCGTCGCGGTCATGCTGCCGGCCGCGGGCTTCGACCTCACCACCGGCGAGCTGTTCTGGCTGATCTCGATGCCGAGCCTGGTCGGCGCGACGCTGCGCATCCCCTACTCGTTCCTGGTGCCGAAGTTCGGCGGTCGCAACTGGACCATCATCTCGGCCGGCCTGCTCCTGCTGCCCACGGTGGCCCTCGCGATCTGCGTCTCGAACCCCGACACGCCGTTCGGGGTGCTGCTCGCGGTGGCCGCGCTCGCGGGGTTCGGCGGGGGCAACTTCGCCAGCTCGATGTCGAACATCACGTTCTTCTTCCCGCAGCGCGAGAAGGGGTGGGCGCTCGGGCTGAACGCCGCGGGCGGCAACCTCGGCGCCTCCGTCGCGCAGTTCGTCGTGCCGATCGTGGTCACGATCGGGGCGGCCGCGACGCTCAACCTGCCGCTGGCCGGCTGGATCTGGGTGCCGTTCATCCTGCTCGCGATGTTCGGCGCGGCCCGCTTCATGGACAACCTCTCGAGCGCGAAGGCCGACTTCGCCGGGTCGGCGGCGGCCCTTCGGGAACCGCACCTCTGGCTGCTGTCGCTGCTGTACATCGGCACGTTCGGGTCGTTCATCGGGTTCGCGAGCGTGTTCCCGAAGCTGATCGCCGACCAGTTCCCCGAGTTCTCGGCCATCGGCATCGGCGGCGCCTCCGTGTCGCTCGCCTTCCTCGGCGCGCTGGTCGGCTCGCT from Agromyces larvae includes the following:
- a CDS encoding uroporphyrinogen-III synthase — encoded protein: MSDLGEPVLGFRPDQLEGFRIGVTSDRRSNDLIDAFERRGAQVLHAPTLRIANAQSDGPVIDDTRAIIDARPEVLLATTAYGIRRWFEVADAAGLGHELVEVLEHADILVRGPKARGSIRAAGLDDAGMSERETTESLVDLVLAQRPEASVIAVQLHGELRPTELERLRSAGRRVLTVEPYRWTAPDDTDERVGRMIEAICTHRLDCVTFTSAPSVHALLAAADDRGRTYELLDALQGPVVAAAVGPVTAAPLEELGIEPIQPERFRMGALIRLVCEHLEQSRVMRLDTRHGRLELRGGVVEVDGRRVALAPAGLGILRSLVAAGGSVVPRERLATALPGSTDPHALEMAMSRLRQSLGAPGVIATVVKRGYRVDV
- a CDS encoding MFS transporter produces the protein MVTDTAPPNLAPESSSIAVAPALTTRPGRWIDGWDAENHAQWQLQGRAIARRNLRWSIFAEFLGFVVWQLWSIVAVMLPAAGFDLTTGELFWLISMPSLVGATLRIPYSFLVPKFGGRNWTIISAGLLLLPTVALAICVSNPDTPFGVLLAVAALAGFGGGNFASSMSNITFFFPQREKGWALGLNAAGGNLGASVAQFVVPIVVTIGAAATLNLPLAGWIWVPFILLAMFGAARFMDNLSSAKADFAGSAAALREPHLWLLSLLYIGTFGSFIGFASVFPKLIADQFPEFSAIGIGGASVSLAFLGALVGSLARPYGGRLADRFGGARITMLAFATMAAITLGVLATLPLGSFWLFLGCFLLLFAAAGIGNGSTYRMVPIVFAIRGGGTGDVSTQRKAAAALGLISAIGAYGGFLIPQALNLSFQSTGDYAVAFLGFVASYAVLLLLTFFVYVGPGRLGSDRI